In Drosophila simulans strain w501 chromosome X, Prin_Dsim_3.1, whole genome shotgun sequence, one DNA window encodes the following:
- the LOC6726120 gene encoding myotubularin-related protein 4 isoform X1, with protein sequence MDFMVPIHTMSDGSPPPSICFIRAAESYPKSQMEKEDSQLFVPFQELAGESIKYLGRTDDGILALSNYRIFLSKQSTGYETYVPLGLIESVQVRDLFQLIVNCKDASTVRCSFPSAEQCSDWQRRIHLMIGVPESLETLFAFPFYSWTCDVLGSGNGSGIVSAQANGNGLIAKDRCLTLHNGSAKPTANVTASNPLPDPASETISAAMSNRLQRSVRYESDFKNEVARLGFDLKGSWRISTANADFKLCPSYPPKLLVPCCITDEMLHNVANFRGSRRLPAVVWRHQKSGAILARCSQPEVGWLGWRNTRDEQLLKALADACAFDRGEHARHSTCANAKAQPTKGSKETNGQSGLSGKSSPSLDDSSHEELTLDEIKKILIVDARSYTSAVTNRARGGGCECIEYYPCAEIEFMNLGNIHAIRKSFHAVRQLCASSPDDPNWYGQLEKTMWMQHLSGLLGATMTVVHTIEKNGRPVLVHCSDGWDRTPQIVATAQLCLDPYYRTVEGFRVLVEREWLNFGHKFADRSGNGPNSDEVNERCPVFLQWLDLVHQIHRQYPCSFEFSISYLIKLAQHSLSCLFGTFLCNSLRERIENSVFDRTFSVWPFLAETMYRNPLYKHETEKVLWPAHSVRFLYFWSDVYLGSLGNKNGTDLPLLSNERQSGHNGLMAKTRSSEDLTTNELGQSTISRRSSDPNLTVESIVTDCFNANSNSMFDIRSEANNSVSENVQESVKDSKEVELDVTDATEVGPCGRSNNPIPDFHNDQSTASNRDILEVESQTQRRSSLVSSSQLIPGPVFVFGSSENEKNAVPSESEESLATSQKLNPESGRPFFIFGSSENDQSPVPSKSEDTSDICRALWHGAIETSTDTLIPAEPVQKPNSDNSSRDHITPPTMELVSGDRKLESTTTTTVQASKISQSYNNLPKVHIRPNAVICPQRVDAFPHHLDLQVPRETTGNPDRCKPEKLAKDANANANANGSLLTSDGCNGEESLFISPDLQRFVGQSPFDAPSAGGRIRRNTFGSSYSRDMKFTAENGSAHQFPSSGIISLPPTPFQERAQFTISCPDGLAHGLSEQNIRLHQIVQEHKLREEMLLREIHGMRLALLEKGCPSCNSIVSTNMEHENGSDIVENASTCSWEAVEERSGPASYAPSSIQEKKASSVLWVPDHAVSRCSSCQTEFWLGRRKHHCRSCGEIFCADCSEFWAPLPNEKLFNPVRLCGSCYTSVTTNVQEYAAVPAESQAKDDETSSANS encoded by the exons CCGATTCACACAATGTCCGATGGATCACCGCCTCCATCGATTTGCTTTATCCGTGCCGCCGAATCGTATCCAAAGTCACAAATGGAGAAGGAAGACTCCCAGCTGTTCGTCCCGTTTCAAGAGT TGGCCGGCGAATCGATTAAGTACCTGGGGCGCACGGATGATGGTATCCTCGCCCTGTCCAATTATCGGATATTCCTCTCCAAGCAGTCAACCGGCTACGAGACCTACGTTCCACTGGGCTTAATCGAATCCGTTCAGGTGCGAGATTTGTTCCAGCTGATTGTCAATTGTAAGGATGCCAGCACTGTGCGCTGCTCCTTTCCGTCGGCGGAACAGTGCTCCGACTGGCAGCGGCGGATCCATCTGATGATCGGGGTTCCCGAGTCACTGGAGACACTCTTCGCCTTTCCCTTCTACTCCTGGACCTGCGATGTGCTCGGAAGTGGCAATGGCAGCGGTATCGTTAGCGCCCAGGCCAACGGAAACGGCCTGATTGCCAAGGATCGTTGCCTAACGCTACACAATGGCTCGGCGAAGCCCACAGCCAACGTCACAGCGTCGAATCCTCTGCCCGATCCTGCCAGCGAGACCATCTCAGCCGCCATGAGCAATCGCCTGCAACGATCCGTGCGCTATGAAAGCGACTTTAAGAACGAGGTGGCCCGCTTGGGATTCGATCTGAAGGGATCGTGGCGCATCTCCACGGCCAATGCTGATTTCAAGCTCTGTCCCTCGTATCCACCCAAATTGCTTGTGCCCTGCTGTATCACCGACGAGATGCTCCACAACGTTGCCAACTTCCGGGGATCGCGAAGGCTGCCGGCTGTCGTCTGGCGGCACCAAAAGTCGGGCGCCATCTTGGCCCGATGCAGCCAGCCGGAGGTCGGTTGGCTTGGCTGGCGCAACACACGGGACGAGCAGCTACTCAAGGCACTCGCCGATGCCTGTGCCTTTGACAGGGGCGAGCACGCCAGGCATTCCACCTGCGCCAATGCAAAGGCGCAACCAACAAAGGGCTCCAAGGAGACCAACGGCCAGTCGGGCTTATCCGGCAAGAGTTCACCGTCTCTGGACGATTCTTCGCATGAGGAACTCACGCTGGATGAAATCAAG AAAATCCTCATTGTGGATGCTCGCAGCTACACCTCCGCAGTTACAAACCGTGCCAGAGGCGGCGGCTGTGAGTGCATCGAGTACTATCCCTGTGCCGAGATTGAGTTTATGAACTTGGGCAACATCCACGCCATTCGAAAGAGTTTCCATGCTGTCCGCCAGCTTTGCGCGTCATCTCCCGATGATCCAAA CTGGTACGGACAACTGGAGAAGACCATGTGGATGCAGCATCTGTCCGGCCTGCTGGGAGCCACCATGACCGTTGTGCACACCATCGAGAAGAATGGACGACCCGTCCTTGTGCACTGCTCAGACGGTTGGGATCGCACTCCACAGATCGTGGCCACGGCGCAATTATGTTTGGATCCCTACTACAGAACGGTTGAG GGGTTCCGCGTTCTTGTCGAGCGTGAATGGCTGAACTTTGGACACAAATTCGCCGATCGCTCCGGAAATGGTCCCAATTCCGATGAAGTTAACGAGCGATGTCCAGTTTTTCTGCAGTGGCTTGATCTTGTGCATCAAATACACAGGCAGTATCCATGCAGTTTTGAGTTCAGTATAAGCTATTTG aTCAAACTGGCGCAACATTCGTTGTCCTGTCTCTTCGGCACGTTCCTATGTAATTCGCTCAGAGAACGCATCGAGAATTCAGTTTTCGACCGAACGTTTTCCGTGTGGCCATTTTTAGCGGAAACTATGTATAGAAATCCTCTCTATAAGCATGAGACTGAAAAG gttCTTTGGCCGGCGCACAGTGTGcggtttttatatttttggtctGATGTATACCTTGGTAGTTTAGGCaacaaaaatggaactgaTCTTCCATTACTAAGTAATGAAAGACAGAGCGGACACAATG GCCTGATGGCGAAGACACGATCTTCTGAAGACTTAACAACGAATGAGTTGGGACAGAGCACCATTTCCAGGAGGTCCAGTGATCCCAACCTAACCGTTGAATCCAT TGTTACAGATTGTTTCAATGCCAATAGCAACTCGATGTTTGACATACGATCTGAGGCCAACAACAGTGTTAGCGAAAATGTCCAAGAAAGTGTTAAAGACTCCAAAGAAGTAGAGCTGGACGTGACGGATGCAACTGAAGTAGGTCCATGTGGCCGTTCAAATAATCCCATTCCAGATTTCCATAACGACCAAAGTACAGCTTCTAACCGTGATATATTGGAAGTGGAATCACAAACGCAAAGGCGAAGTTCCTTGGTGTCGTCCTCACAGCTGATCCCTGGGCCTGTCTTCGTTTTTGGCTCATCCGAAAACG AAAAAAATGCAGTTCCTTCGGAATCTGAGGAATCCTTGGCGACCTCACAGAAACTAAACCCCGAATCTGGGCGACCTTTCTTCATTTTTGGTTCATCCGAAAACG ATCAAAGTCCAGTTCCTTCAAAATCTGAAGACACAAGTGATATTTGTCGCGCCCTGTGGCATGGCGCAATTGAAACCAGCACTGATACCCTTATTCCTGCGGAGCCCGTACAAAAACCGAACAGCGACAATAGCAGTAGAGATCACATAACACCGCCCACAATGGAACTGGTCAGTGGTGATAGAAAGCTGGAGTCGACTACGACTACCACTGTCCAAGCCAGTAAAATCAGTCAGAGCTACAATAATTTGCCGAAGGTACACATAAGACCGAATGCCGTGATATGCCCGCAGCGGGTAGACGCTTTTCCGCATCACCTGGACCTACAAGTGCCAAGGGAGACGACGGGAAATCCGGACCGTTGCAAGCCGGAAAAGTTAGCCAAagatgcgaatgcgaatgccaaTGCCAACGGATCCCTGCTGACATCCGATGGCTGCAACGGCGAGGAAAGTCTCTTTATATCACCCGACCTGCAGCGGTTCGTGGGCCAGTCGCCATTCGATGCTCCCTCAGCGGGCGGACGAATACGACGAAATACCTTCGGATCGAGCTACAGTCGCGACATGAAGTTCACAGCAGAAAATGGCAG CGCACACCAATTCCCGTCATCGGGGATCATTTCGTTGCCCCCAACACCATTTCAGGAGAGGGCGCAGTTCACTATATCCTGTCCAGATGGCCTGGCTCACGGACTCAGCGAACAAAACATAAGACTCCACCAAATCGTACAAGAACACAAG CTACGTGAGGAAATGCTACTGCGAGAAATACACGGTATGCGACTGGCTCTGTTGGAAAAAGGTTGCCCCAGCTGCAACAGCATCGTTTCGACAAATATGGAACAT GAAAATGGATCGGATATCGTTGAAAATGCTTCAACATGTTCCTGGGAGGCCGTCGAAGAACGTAGCGGTCCCGCCTCGTATGCCCCTTCCTCGATCCAAGAGAAAAAAGCGTCCAGTGTCCTCTGGGTACCAGACCATGCTGTTTCGCGTTGCTCTAGTTGTCAAACTGAGTTCTGGCTTGGACGAAGAAAACATCATTGTCG ATCTTGTGGAGAAATTTTTTGTGCTGACTGCTCGGAGTTTTGGGCGCCGTTGCCAAACGAAAAGCTTTTTAACCCAGTTAGGCTATGTGGATCCTGCTACACGAGCGTCACAACCAATGTCCAGGAGTACGCTGCGGTACCTGCAGAATCCCAGGCGAAGGACGATGAGACGTCTTCGGCGAATTCCTAa
- the LOC6726120 gene encoding myotubularin-related protein 3 isoform X4 has protein sequence MSDGSPPPSICFIRAAESYPKSQMEKEDSQLFVPFQELAGESIKYLGRTDDGILALSNYRIFLSKQSTGYETYVPLGLIESVQVRDLFQLIVNCKDASTVRCSFPSAEQCSDWQRRIHLMIGVPESLETLFAFPFYSWTCDVLGSGNGSGIVSAQANGNGLIAKDRCLTLHNGSAKPTANVTASNPLPDPASETISAAMSNRLQRSVRYESDFKNEVARLGFDLKGSWRISTANADFKLCPSYPPKLLVPCCITDEMLHNVANFRGSRRLPAVVWRHQKSGAILARCSQPEVGWLGWRNTRDEQLLKALADACAFDRGEHARHSTCANAKAQPTKGSKETNGQSGLSGKSSPSLDDSSHEELTLDEIKKILIVDARSYTSAVTNRARGGGCECIEYYPCAEIEFMNLGNIHAIRKSFHAVRQLCASSPDDPNWYGQLEKTMWMQHLSGLLGATMTVVHTIEKNGRPVLVHCSDGWDRTPQIVATAQLCLDPYYRTVEGFRVLVEREWLNFGHKFADRSGNGPNSDEVNERCPVFLQWLDLVHQIHRQYPCSFEFSISYLIKLAQHSLSCLFGTFLCNSLRERIENSVFDRTFSVWPFLAETMYRNPLYKHETEKVLWPAHSVRFLYFWSDVYLGSLGNKNGTDLPLLSNERQSGHNGLMAKTRSSEDLTTNELGQSTISRRSSDPNLTVESIVTDCFNANSNSMFDIRSEANNSVSENVQESVKDSKEVELDVTDATEVGPCGRSNNPIPDFHNDQSTASNRDILEVESQTQRRSSLVSSSQLIPGPVFVFGSSENEKNAVPSESEESLATSQKLNPESGRPFFIFGSSENDQSPVPSKSEDTSDICRALWHGAIETSTDTLIPAEPVQKPNSDNSSRDHITPPTMELVSGDRKLESTTTTTVQASKISQSYNNLPKVHIRPNAVICPQRVDAFPHHLDLQVPRETTGNPDRCKPEKLAKDANANANANGSLLTSDGCNGEESLFISPDLQRFVGQSPFDAPSAGGRIRRNTFGSSYSRDMKFTAENGSAHQFPSSGIISLPPTPFQERAQFTISCPDGLAHGLSEQNIRLHQIVQEHKLREEMLLREIHGMRLALLEKGCPSCNSIVSTNMEHILWRNFLC, from the exons ATGTCCGATGGATCACCGCCTCCATCGATTTGCTTTATCCGTGCCGCCGAATCGTATCCAAAGTCACAAATGGAGAAGGAAGACTCCCAGCTGTTCGTCCCGTTTCAAGAGT TGGCCGGCGAATCGATTAAGTACCTGGGGCGCACGGATGATGGTATCCTCGCCCTGTCCAATTATCGGATATTCCTCTCCAAGCAGTCAACCGGCTACGAGACCTACGTTCCACTGGGCTTAATCGAATCCGTTCAGGTGCGAGATTTGTTCCAGCTGATTGTCAATTGTAAGGATGCCAGCACTGTGCGCTGCTCCTTTCCGTCGGCGGAACAGTGCTCCGACTGGCAGCGGCGGATCCATCTGATGATCGGGGTTCCCGAGTCACTGGAGACACTCTTCGCCTTTCCCTTCTACTCCTGGACCTGCGATGTGCTCGGAAGTGGCAATGGCAGCGGTATCGTTAGCGCCCAGGCCAACGGAAACGGCCTGATTGCCAAGGATCGTTGCCTAACGCTACACAATGGCTCGGCGAAGCCCACAGCCAACGTCACAGCGTCGAATCCTCTGCCCGATCCTGCCAGCGAGACCATCTCAGCCGCCATGAGCAATCGCCTGCAACGATCCGTGCGCTATGAAAGCGACTTTAAGAACGAGGTGGCCCGCTTGGGATTCGATCTGAAGGGATCGTGGCGCATCTCCACGGCCAATGCTGATTTCAAGCTCTGTCCCTCGTATCCACCCAAATTGCTTGTGCCCTGCTGTATCACCGACGAGATGCTCCACAACGTTGCCAACTTCCGGGGATCGCGAAGGCTGCCGGCTGTCGTCTGGCGGCACCAAAAGTCGGGCGCCATCTTGGCCCGATGCAGCCAGCCGGAGGTCGGTTGGCTTGGCTGGCGCAACACACGGGACGAGCAGCTACTCAAGGCACTCGCCGATGCCTGTGCCTTTGACAGGGGCGAGCACGCCAGGCATTCCACCTGCGCCAATGCAAAGGCGCAACCAACAAAGGGCTCCAAGGAGACCAACGGCCAGTCGGGCTTATCCGGCAAGAGTTCACCGTCTCTGGACGATTCTTCGCATGAGGAACTCACGCTGGATGAAATCAAG AAAATCCTCATTGTGGATGCTCGCAGCTACACCTCCGCAGTTACAAACCGTGCCAGAGGCGGCGGCTGTGAGTGCATCGAGTACTATCCCTGTGCCGAGATTGAGTTTATGAACTTGGGCAACATCCACGCCATTCGAAAGAGTTTCCATGCTGTCCGCCAGCTTTGCGCGTCATCTCCCGATGATCCAAA CTGGTACGGACAACTGGAGAAGACCATGTGGATGCAGCATCTGTCCGGCCTGCTGGGAGCCACCATGACCGTTGTGCACACCATCGAGAAGAATGGACGACCCGTCCTTGTGCACTGCTCAGACGGTTGGGATCGCACTCCACAGATCGTGGCCACGGCGCAATTATGTTTGGATCCCTACTACAGAACGGTTGAG GGGTTCCGCGTTCTTGTCGAGCGTGAATGGCTGAACTTTGGACACAAATTCGCCGATCGCTCCGGAAATGGTCCCAATTCCGATGAAGTTAACGAGCGATGTCCAGTTTTTCTGCAGTGGCTTGATCTTGTGCATCAAATACACAGGCAGTATCCATGCAGTTTTGAGTTCAGTATAAGCTATTTG aTCAAACTGGCGCAACATTCGTTGTCCTGTCTCTTCGGCACGTTCCTATGTAATTCGCTCAGAGAACGCATCGAGAATTCAGTTTTCGACCGAACGTTTTCCGTGTGGCCATTTTTAGCGGAAACTATGTATAGAAATCCTCTCTATAAGCATGAGACTGAAAAG gttCTTTGGCCGGCGCACAGTGTGcggtttttatatttttggtctGATGTATACCTTGGTAGTTTAGGCaacaaaaatggaactgaTCTTCCATTACTAAGTAATGAAAGACAGAGCGGACACAATG GCCTGATGGCGAAGACACGATCTTCTGAAGACTTAACAACGAATGAGTTGGGACAGAGCACCATTTCCAGGAGGTCCAGTGATCCCAACCTAACCGTTGAATCCAT TGTTACAGATTGTTTCAATGCCAATAGCAACTCGATGTTTGACATACGATCTGAGGCCAACAACAGTGTTAGCGAAAATGTCCAAGAAAGTGTTAAAGACTCCAAAGAAGTAGAGCTGGACGTGACGGATGCAACTGAAGTAGGTCCATGTGGCCGTTCAAATAATCCCATTCCAGATTTCCATAACGACCAAAGTACAGCTTCTAACCGTGATATATTGGAAGTGGAATCACAAACGCAAAGGCGAAGTTCCTTGGTGTCGTCCTCACAGCTGATCCCTGGGCCTGTCTTCGTTTTTGGCTCATCCGAAAACG AAAAAAATGCAGTTCCTTCGGAATCTGAGGAATCCTTGGCGACCTCACAGAAACTAAACCCCGAATCTGGGCGACCTTTCTTCATTTTTGGTTCATCCGAAAACG ATCAAAGTCCAGTTCCTTCAAAATCTGAAGACACAAGTGATATTTGTCGCGCCCTGTGGCATGGCGCAATTGAAACCAGCACTGATACCCTTATTCCTGCGGAGCCCGTACAAAAACCGAACAGCGACAATAGCAGTAGAGATCACATAACACCGCCCACAATGGAACTGGTCAGTGGTGATAGAAAGCTGGAGTCGACTACGACTACCACTGTCCAAGCCAGTAAAATCAGTCAGAGCTACAATAATTTGCCGAAGGTACACATAAGACCGAATGCCGTGATATGCCCGCAGCGGGTAGACGCTTTTCCGCATCACCTGGACCTACAAGTGCCAAGGGAGACGACGGGAAATCCGGACCGTTGCAAGCCGGAAAAGTTAGCCAAagatgcgaatgcgaatgccaaTGCCAACGGATCCCTGCTGACATCCGATGGCTGCAACGGCGAGGAAAGTCTCTTTATATCACCCGACCTGCAGCGGTTCGTGGGCCAGTCGCCATTCGATGCTCCCTCAGCGGGCGGACGAATACGACGAAATACCTTCGGATCGAGCTACAGTCGCGACATGAAGTTCACAGCAGAAAATGGCAG CGCACACCAATTCCCGTCATCGGGGATCATTTCGTTGCCCCCAACACCATTTCAGGAGAGGGCGCAGTTCACTATATCCTGTCCAGATGGCCTGGCTCACGGACTCAGCGAACAAAACATAAGACTCCACCAAATCGTACAAGAACACAAG CTACGTGAGGAAATGCTACTGCGAGAAATACACGGTATGCGACTGGCTCTGTTGGAAAAAGGTTGCCCCAGCTGCAACAGCATCGTTTCGACAAATATGGAACAT ATCTTGTGGAGAAATTTTTTGTGCTGA
- the LOC6726120 gene encoding myotubularin-related protein 3 isoform X5, translated as MSDGSPPPSICFIRAAESYPKSQMEKEDSQLFVPFQELAGESIKYLGRTDDGILALSNYRIFLSKQSTGYETYVPLGLIESVQVRDLFQLIVNCKDASTVRCSFPSAEQCSDWQRRIHLMIGVPESLETLFAFPFYSWTCDVLGSGNGSGIVSAQANGNGLIAKDRCLTLHNGSAKPTANVTASNPLPDPASETISAAMSNRLQRSVRYESDFKNEVARLGFDLKGSWRISTANADFKLCPSYPPKLLVPCCITDEMLHNVANFRGSRRLPAVVWRHQKSGAILARCSQPEVGWLGWRNTRDEQLLKALADACAFDRGEHARHSTCANAKAQPTKGSKETNGQSGLSGKSSPSLDDSSHEELTLDEIKKILIVDARSYTSAVTNRARGGGCECIEYYPCAEIEFMNLGNIHAIRKSFHAVRQLCASSPDDPNWYGQLEKTMWMQHLSGLLGATMTVVHTIEKNGRPVLVHCSDGWDRTPQIVATAQLCLDPYYRTVEGFRVLVEREWLNFGHKFADRSGNGPNSDEVNERCPVFLQWLDLVHQIHRQYPCSFEFSISYLIKLAQHSLSCLFGTFLCNSLRERIENSVFDRTFSVWPFLAETMYRNPLYKHETEKVLWPAHSVRFLYFWSDVYLGSLGNKNGTDLPLLSNERQSGHNGLMAKTRSSEDLTTNELGQSTISRRSSDPNLTVESIVTDCFNANSNSMFDIRSEANNSVSENVQESVKDSKEVELDVTDATEVGPCGRSNNPIPDFHNDQSTASNRDILEVESQTQRRSSLVSSSQLIPGPVFVFGSSENEKNAVPSESEESLATSQKLNPESGRPFFIFGSSENDQSPVPSKSEDTSDICRALWHGAIETSTDTLIPAEPVQKPNSDNSSRDHITPPTMELVSGDRKLESTTTTTVQASKISQSYNNLPKVHIRPNAVICPQRVDAFPHHLDLQVPRETTGNPDRCKPEKLAKDANANANANGSLLTSDGCNGEESLFISPDLQRFVGQSPFDAPSAGGRIRRNTFGSSYSRDMKFTAENGSAHQFPSSGIISLPPTPFQERAQFTISCPDGLAHGLSEQNIRLHQIVQEHKLREEMLLREIHGMRLALLEKGCPSCNSIVSTNMEHI; from the exons ATGTCCGATGGATCACCGCCTCCATCGATTTGCTTTATCCGTGCCGCCGAATCGTATCCAAAGTCACAAATGGAGAAGGAAGACTCCCAGCTGTTCGTCCCGTTTCAAGAGT TGGCCGGCGAATCGATTAAGTACCTGGGGCGCACGGATGATGGTATCCTCGCCCTGTCCAATTATCGGATATTCCTCTCCAAGCAGTCAACCGGCTACGAGACCTACGTTCCACTGGGCTTAATCGAATCCGTTCAGGTGCGAGATTTGTTCCAGCTGATTGTCAATTGTAAGGATGCCAGCACTGTGCGCTGCTCCTTTCCGTCGGCGGAACAGTGCTCCGACTGGCAGCGGCGGATCCATCTGATGATCGGGGTTCCCGAGTCACTGGAGACACTCTTCGCCTTTCCCTTCTACTCCTGGACCTGCGATGTGCTCGGAAGTGGCAATGGCAGCGGTATCGTTAGCGCCCAGGCCAACGGAAACGGCCTGATTGCCAAGGATCGTTGCCTAACGCTACACAATGGCTCGGCGAAGCCCACAGCCAACGTCACAGCGTCGAATCCTCTGCCCGATCCTGCCAGCGAGACCATCTCAGCCGCCATGAGCAATCGCCTGCAACGATCCGTGCGCTATGAAAGCGACTTTAAGAACGAGGTGGCCCGCTTGGGATTCGATCTGAAGGGATCGTGGCGCATCTCCACGGCCAATGCTGATTTCAAGCTCTGTCCCTCGTATCCACCCAAATTGCTTGTGCCCTGCTGTATCACCGACGAGATGCTCCACAACGTTGCCAACTTCCGGGGATCGCGAAGGCTGCCGGCTGTCGTCTGGCGGCACCAAAAGTCGGGCGCCATCTTGGCCCGATGCAGCCAGCCGGAGGTCGGTTGGCTTGGCTGGCGCAACACACGGGACGAGCAGCTACTCAAGGCACTCGCCGATGCCTGTGCCTTTGACAGGGGCGAGCACGCCAGGCATTCCACCTGCGCCAATGCAAAGGCGCAACCAACAAAGGGCTCCAAGGAGACCAACGGCCAGTCGGGCTTATCCGGCAAGAGTTCACCGTCTCTGGACGATTCTTCGCATGAGGAACTCACGCTGGATGAAATCAAG AAAATCCTCATTGTGGATGCTCGCAGCTACACCTCCGCAGTTACAAACCGTGCCAGAGGCGGCGGCTGTGAGTGCATCGAGTACTATCCCTGTGCCGAGATTGAGTTTATGAACTTGGGCAACATCCACGCCATTCGAAAGAGTTTCCATGCTGTCCGCCAGCTTTGCGCGTCATCTCCCGATGATCCAAA CTGGTACGGACAACTGGAGAAGACCATGTGGATGCAGCATCTGTCCGGCCTGCTGGGAGCCACCATGACCGTTGTGCACACCATCGAGAAGAATGGACGACCCGTCCTTGTGCACTGCTCAGACGGTTGGGATCGCACTCCACAGATCGTGGCCACGGCGCAATTATGTTTGGATCCCTACTACAGAACGGTTGAG GGGTTCCGCGTTCTTGTCGAGCGTGAATGGCTGAACTTTGGACACAAATTCGCCGATCGCTCCGGAAATGGTCCCAATTCCGATGAAGTTAACGAGCGATGTCCAGTTTTTCTGCAGTGGCTTGATCTTGTGCATCAAATACACAGGCAGTATCCATGCAGTTTTGAGTTCAGTATAAGCTATTTG aTCAAACTGGCGCAACATTCGTTGTCCTGTCTCTTCGGCACGTTCCTATGTAATTCGCTCAGAGAACGCATCGAGAATTCAGTTTTCGACCGAACGTTTTCCGTGTGGCCATTTTTAGCGGAAACTATGTATAGAAATCCTCTCTATAAGCATGAGACTGAAAAG gttCTTTGGCCGGCGCACAGTGTGcggtttttatatttttggtctGATGTATACCTTGGTAGTTTAGGCaacaaaaatggaactgaTCTTCCATTACTAAGTAATGAAAGACAGAGCGGACACAATG GCCTGATGGCGAAGACACGATCTTCTGAAGACTTAACAACGAATGAGTTGGGACAGAGCACCATTTCCAGGAGGTCCAGTGATCCCAACCTAACCGTTGAATCCAT TGTTACAGATTGTTTCAATGCCAATAGCAACTCGATGTTTGACATACGATCTGAGGCCAACAACAGTGTTAGCGAAAATGTCCAAGAAAGTGTTAAAGACTCCAAAGAAGTAGAGCTGGACGTGACGGATGCAACTGAAGTAGGTCCATGTGGCCGTTCAAATAATCCCATTCCAGATTTCCATAACGACCAAAGTACAGCTTCTAACCGTGATATATTGGAAGTGGAATCACAAACGCAAAGGCGAAGTTCCTTGGTGTCGTCCTCACAGCTGATCCCTGGGCCTGTCTTCGTTTTTGGCTCATCCGAAAACG AAAAAAATGCAGTTCCTTCGGAATCTGAGGAATCCTTGGCGACCTCACAGAAACTAAACCCCGAATCTGGGCGACCTTTCTTCATTTTTGGTTCATCCGAAAACG ATCAAAGTCCAGTTCCTTCAAAATCTGAAGACACAAGTGATATTTGTCGCGCCCTGTGGCATGGCGCAATTGAAACCAGCACTGATACCCTTATTCCTGCGGAGCCCGTACAAAAACCGAACAGCGACAATAGCAGTAGAGATCACATAACACCGCCCACAATGGAACTGGTCAGTGGTGATAGAAAGCTGGAGTCGACTACGACTACCACTGTCCAAGCCAGTAAAATCAGTCAGAGCTACAATAATTTGCCGAAGGTACACATAAGACCGAATGCCGTGATATGCCCGCAGCGGGTAGACGCTTTTCCGCATCACCTGGACCTACAAGTGCCAAGGGAGACGACGGGAAATCCGGACCGTTGCAAGCCGGAAAAGTTAGCCAAagatgcgaatgcgaatgccaaTGCCAACGGATCCCTGCTGACATCCGATGGCTGCAACGGCGAGGAAAGTCTCTTTATATCACCCGACCTGCAGCGGTTCGTGGGCCAGTCGCCATTCGATGCTCCCTCAGCGGGCGGACGAATACGACGAAATACCTTCGGATCGAGCTACAGTCGCGACATGAAGTTCACAGCAGAAAATGGCAG CGCACACCAATTCCCGTCATCGGGGATCATTTCGTTGCCCCCAACACCATTTCAGGAGAGGGCGCAGTTCACTATATCCTGTCCAGATGGCCTGGCTCACGGACTCAGCGAACAAAACATAAGACTCCACCAAATCGTACAAGAACACAAG CTACGTGAGGAAATGCTACTGCGAGAAATACACGGTATGCGACTGGCTCTGTTGGAAAAAGGTTGCCCCAGCTGCAACAGCATCGTTTCGACAAATATGGAACAT ATATAG